The Catharus ustulatus isolate bCatUst1 chromosome 26, bCatUst1.pri.v2, whole genome shotgun sequence genome has a window encoding:
- the FGR gene encoding tyrosine-protein kinase Fgr isoform X1 encodes MGCVPCKEKGAGKGQAGGEGGSLQPPTSQYDPDPTQPGAIFTRIPDFNNFQGPVVPLAPSLAEPGSFSSGVLPARSGGIAGGGVTLFIALYDYEARTEDDLTFQKGEKFHIINNTEGDWWEARSLSSGATGYIPSNYVAPVDSIQAEEWYFGKIGRKDAERQLLFHGNSRGTFLIRESETTKGAYSLSIRDWDEAKGDHVKHYKIRKLDNGGYYITTRAQFNTVQQLVQHYIERAAGLCCRLAVPCHKGTPKLADLSVKTKDVWEIPRESLQLLKKLGNGQFGEVWMGTWNGTTKVAVKTLKPGTMSPEAFLEEAQIMKRLRHDKLVQLYAVVSEEPIYIVTEFMSQGSLLDFLKDGDGRYLKLPQLVDMAAQIAAGMAYIERMNYIHRDLRAANILVGDNLVCKIADFGLARLIEDDEYTARQGAKFPIKWTAPEAALFGRFTIKSDVWSFGILLTELVTKGRVPYPGMNNREVLEQVERGYRMQCPASCPPSLHEMMVQCWKREPEERPTFEYLQSFLEDYFTATEPQYQPGDNQ; translated from the exons ATGGGCTGCGTGCCCTGCAAAGAGAAGGGGGCTGGCAAAGGGCAGGCAGGGGGCGAGGGGGGCTCCCTCCAGCCCCCCACCTCCCAGTACGACCCCGACCCCACGCAGCCAGGGGCCATCTTCACCCGCATCCCGGACTTCAACAACTTCCAGGGGCCCGTGGTGCCCCTGGCCCCGTCCTTAGCGGAGCCGGGCAGCTTCAGCTCCGGCGTGCTGCCAGCGCGGAGCGGGGGCATCGCAG GCGGCGGGGTGACACTCTTCATCGCGCTGTACGACTATGAGGCCCGGACGGAGGATGACCTGACCTTCCAGAAAGGGGAGAAATTCCACATCATCAACAACAC ggagggggacTGGTGGGAGGCGAGGTCGCTGAGCTCGGGTGCCACGGGCTACATCCCCAGCAACTACGTGGCCCCTGTGGACTCCATCCAGGCAGAAGA GTGGTACTTTGGCAAGATCGGGCGCAAAGATGCAGAGCGGCAGCTCCTGTTCCACGGCAACTCCAGAGGCACCTTCCTCATTCGGGAGAGTGAGACGACAAAAg GTGCCTACTCCCTCTCCATCCGGGACTGGGACGAGGCCAAGGGAGACCACGTGAAGCATTATAAGATCCGGAAACTGGATAACGGGGGGTACTACATCACCACCCGTGCCCAGTTCAACACCGTCCAGCAGCTGGTCCAGCACTACATAG AGCGGGCGGCCGGGCTGTGCTGCCGCCTGGCCGTGCCGTGCCACAAGGGAACCCCCAAACTGGCCGACCTCTCAGTCAAAACCAAAGACGTGTGGGAGATCCCCCGCGAgtccctccagctcctcaagaAGCTGGGAAATGGGCAGTTCGGGGAAGTCTGGATGG GCACATGGAATGGCACCACGAAGGTGGCGGTGAAGACGCTGAAGCCTGGGACGATGTCCCCCGAGGCCTTCCTGGAGGAGGCTCAGATCATGAAGCGGCTGCGGCACGACAAGCTGGTGCAGCTCTACGCCGTGGTGTCAGAGGAGCCCATCTACATCGTCACAGAGTTCATGAGccagg gcagcttgCTGGATTTCCTGAAGGATGGGGACGGTCGCTACCTGAAGCTGCCCCAGCTGGTGGACATGGCTGCCCAG ATCGCGGCGGGCATGGCGTACATTGAGCGGATGAACTACATCCACCGGGATCTCCGCGCTGCCAACATCCTGGTGGGAGACAACCTCGTGTGCAAGATCGCTGACTTCGGCCTTGCACGCCTCATCGAGGACGATGAGTACACGGCACGGCAGG GTGCCAAGTTCCCCATCAAGTGGACAGCTCCGGAGGCTGCACTTTTTGGGAGGTTCACCATCAAGTCGGACGTCTGGTCCTTTGGCATCCTCCTGACTGAGCTGGTGACCAAAGGCCGGGTGCCCTACCCAG GGATGAACAACAgagaggtgctggagcaggtggagcGGGGGTACCGCATGCAGTGCCCAGCGAGctgccccccatccctgcacGAGATGATGGTGCAGTGCTGGAAGAGGGAGCCCGAGGAGCGCCCCACCTTCGAGTACCTCCAGTCCTTCCTGGAAGACTATTTCACTGCCACCGAGCCCCAGTACCAGCCCGGGGACAACCAGTGA
- the FGR gene encoding tyrosine-protein kinase Fgr isoform X2, with product MGCVPCKEKGAGKGQAGGEGGSLQPPTSQYDPDPTQPGAIFTRIPDFNNFQGPVVPLAPSLAEPGSFSSGVLPARSGGIAGGGVTLFIALYDYEARTEDDLTFQKGEKFHIINNTEGDWWEARSLSSGATGYIPSNYVAPVDSIQAEEWYFGKIGRKDAERQLLFHGNSRGTFLIRESETTKGAYSLSIRDWDEAKGDHVKHYKIRKLDNGGYYITTRAQFNTVQQLVQHYIEYNDGLCHLLTHPCPAVKPQTLGLAKDAWEIARESITLEEKLGMGCFGHVWMGTWNGTTKVAVKTLKPGTMSPEAFLEEAQIMKRLRHDKLVQLYAVVSEEPIYIVTEFMSQGSLLDFLKDGDGRYLKLPQLVDMAAQIAAGMAYIERMNYIHRDLRAANILVGDNLVCKIADFGLARLIEDDEYTARQGAKFPIKWTAPEAALFGRFTIKSDVWSFGILLTELVTKGRVPYPGMNNREVLEQVERGYRMQCPASCPPSLHEMMVQCWKREPEERPTFEYLQSFLEDYFTATEPQYQPGDNQ from the exons ATGGGCTGCGTGCCCTGCAAAGAGAAGGGGGCTGGCAAAGGGCAGGCAGGGGGCGAGGGGGGCTCCCTCCAGCCCCCCACCTCCCAGTACGACCCCGACCCCACGCAGCCAGGGGCCATCTTCACCCGCATCCCGGACTTCAACAACTTCCAGGGGCCCGTGGTGCCCCTGGCCCCGTCCTTAGCGGAGCCGGGCAGCTTCAGCTCCGGCGTGCTGCCAGCGCGGAGCGGGGGCATCGCAG GCGGCGGGGTGACACTCTTCATCGCGCTGTACGACTATGAGGCCCGGACGGAGGATGACCTGACCTTCCAGAAAGGGGAGAAATTCCACATCATCAACAACAC ggagggggacTGGTGGGAGGCGAGGTCGCTGAGCTCGGGTGCCACGGGCTACATCCCCAGCAACTACGTGGCCCCTGTGGACTCCATCCAGGCAGAAGA GTGGTACTTTGGCAAGATCGGGCGCAAAGATGCAGAGCGGCAGCTCCTGTTCCACGGCAACTCCAGAGGCACCTTCCTCATTCGGGAGAGTGAGACGACAAAAg GTGCCTACTCCCTCTCCATCCGGGACTGGGACGAGGCCAAGGGAGACCACGTGAAGCATTATAAGATCCGGAAACTGGATAACGGGGGGTACTACATCACCACCCGTGCCCAGTTCAACACCGTCCAGCAGCTGGTCCAGCACTACATAG AGTACAACGACGGGTTGTGCCATCTGCTCACCCACCCGTGCCCTGCTGTGAAGCCCCAGACCCTGGGATTAGCTAAGGACGCCTGGGAGATAGCACGGGAATCCATCACCCTCGAGGAGAAACTTGGCATGGGATGTTTCGGACATGTGTGGATGG GCACATGGAATGGCACCACGAAGGTGGCGGTGAAGACGCTGAAGCCTGGGACGATGTCCCCCGAGGCCTTCCTGGAGGAGGCTCAGATCATGAAGCGGCTGCGGCACGACAAGCTGGTGCAGCTCTACGCCGTGGTGTCAGAGGAGCCCATCTACATCGTCACAGAGTTCATGAGccagg gcagcttgCTGGATTTCCTGAAGGATGGGGACGGTCGCTACCTGAAGCTGCCCCAGCTGGTGGACATGGCTGCCCAG ATCGCGGCGGGCATGGCGTACATTGAGCGGATGAACTACATCCACCGGGATCTCCGCGCTGCCAACATCCTGGTGGGAGACAACCTCGTGTGCAAGATCGCTGACTTCGGCCTTGCACGCCTCATCGAGGACGATGAGTACACGGCACGGCAGG GTGCCAAGTTCCCCATCAAGTGGACAGCTCCGGAGGCTGCACTTTTTGGGAGGTTCACCATCAAGTCGGACGTCTGGTCCTTTGGCATCCTCCTGACTGAGCTGGTGACCAAAGGCCGGGTGCCCTACCCAG GGATGAACAACAgagaggtgctggagcaggtggagcGGGGGTACCGCATGCAGTGCCCAGCGAGctgccccccatccctgcacGAGATGATGGTGCAGTGCTGGAAGAGGGAGCCCGAGGAGCGCCCCACCTTCGAGTACCTCCAGTCCTTCCTGGAAGACTATTTCACTGCCACCGAGCCCCAGTACCAGCCCGGGGACAACCAGTGA